In the genome of Catharus ustulatus isolate bCatUst1 chromosome 1, bCatUst1.pri.v2, whole genome shotgun sequence, the window TTTGTAGGTATGGACTGGTTTCCATAGAGAAGGGCCAGTACTCAAACTGAAGTCTGATGCTAGTTAAGTAGTAGTTAAGTATAACTGCTTTATTATGGAACATTTTGTGTAGCTCTTTCTTTTACCTttgcttcttttgttttatgcagtcaataatataatttatatatgaCTGATTTGAAATGCAGGTATACAGGATAGAgacatgattttattttggaggTGATGAGTGCCTTAGTTCATTGTTTTTGTTGCCAGATGGGTGTCAGTGTTGTGGTACTACTGGACAAAGTTGTATCCACATTGGTAGGTTTTGGCAGTATTTTCTTAGACTATCAGCAATGGCAACAGTGAAGAAAACCAAGCTCTTTATATATCTGTGAAATCTAGTGTCAGATCCTCATTCAGAAATTGGTCGTAGCTGCAGTTCTAATATTGCTCCTGGCTTGGGCTTGTAGctttcagaataatttaaatacGCATGCTGATTTAAAATACTATGCTgatttaaagtacagtaatttcacaattataagccgcaccattttgactaaaattttggtctgaactcgaagtgcggtttatatatggacaaagaacgaaaagttgctggaggacaggtgtctgctgagaaaggcaggaacttctctttgaaatggagaatgtaaaccccatccctccaaattattataattttgaaatcaaggggctttcaggcaaagatacgggaattaggaataacagttctttactagggaaattaaaatagaaatacagtactacaaaggaacaaaccccaaaccctgacaaagtcagagtacaacctgacaccctgtcaggcagggtgttggtagcagtcccattaaatggtggctgcatcctcctgcagtgacagatgtggttcagttggagcagtgctcctgcagaaggtgcagtttccctctaaaggtccagtggtgatgtgcagaaatccagtttgcctctggagtccagtggagaaaggggctcccttagtgtcccaaaacctctgcttttatcttggtaagaaatgttggggtcttcgccctggctggagcaacttccaatgggatgcagtaattttatcagtcacacagtgggactcaatgggccattagcagaaaatgactccctggaggaaggatgggttgtgaaaagataaagaacaatgccccacctggtttcaatggatggcccattagcagaatatcacccgcagagataaggatcactgcccccaccctcaacagatggtttggggttttgtttttttttttttctttccttcctcagaTTTTCAAATTTGGTTCTGGTTGTACTCCTTCGTCTTCATGGTTGTCTTCCTTTTGTCTCAGGCTGTGTGATTAGAGATGGTAGAAATTGTAAGTCTAGCTTTGATGcgtctttttttcctgttcctctcTGCAATGCTTTGCCTTTGCAGCAAAAGTCCTTCAGCTGTGGTTGGGAGAGTGATATGCCAGCATTTCTATCCAGGATAAATCAGTGTGAAGAAGGAAGTCtcagcttcctttttttcctgttcaagGGAGAATTTCCAACTTGGCATATTGTGTGCTTTGAGAGAATGAGGGAGAATAAAGATCACAAAAGGCAGTATACCCTCTTTCATGTGTGCTGTTACTTATGGGATACTACCTCGAAATTACTGGAAACAAAGGTCCATTCCAAGTCCAAGTTTTCTTGAAACTATAATGTTCTTGTAGAAAAGTGCTGATCCTTCAGGGCAACAAGAGATACAAGAATATTCCAGTCCATCTATCTTACTTTGCTGTTTCCTTCCTAATATGCGTGTCTGCTGTTCcaatactctttttttcctactttgtGTTATaagtttcctttttaaaattttttctcttttttttttttttaccccaaggATTTTGCAGGGAGTGTTTTATGAGTCACTAGACGTGCATGCACTTCGGGGGAAAAGAGGAGACCAAATCCCCAGAACTTTGAGATTACACTGGAATTCATGAAGCGGGAATGGCCTTTAAAAATTCATAGGTAAAGTGGCAAGTTCCCTTCATTTTGGTATACCTTGCTCCCATTTCCCTTGCCTCTAGTCAGTATGTGGGTGTTATGCAATTTCCCAGCAGGTTAAGTCCTTGATTTCCATTAGTTTCAGTAGTCAGCGTGTGCACTGTGAATCAGATATACATGGCGATGGCCCAGTctgcaattcctgctgctgcttggcaggAGTTTATTCAATCTGTTCCTCTTGGCTAGACCTCTTATCCTGGCTTGTGGTCTTGTTTACAGTGTGATGGCAGAGTTATTTCTACTCCGAAGGACTGTAGTGATATTGTCTAAATGCTTCAGGATGAGATATAGCTGGAGATCTGTGGAGAGCTGAACTAAATTTAAGTTTTGCAAGAGCTATCTgttcttttcagtattttttctttttctttttaatagaaGTAGAGACTTTTGGGAATGGGGTTTGAAACTTATGGTCTCTTCTTGGGAGATACTGTTTCGTCTTCTGAGCAGTCACATGAATACTGTTCTCCTCGACCTCCTAATGTTTTCCATCATATTTGGTACTGTTCAGAGATCATGTAGATGCATAATGATGTGGGTCCAGTTTATTCTTTAAAGTCTGAGTGCAGAGCCCTGGATTTGGCGAAGAGCTAGGGAAAAGAAGTTTTGGTTAGTATATGTTTAGGAAAGCTCTGTTTCAGGAAATCTTAAACCACATGATTCCAGATATTCATGCTGTGGAATGTaagtttttattgttttccctCTTATTTTATGTACTTAGGACAAATTAGTATCTTGAAACAGTTTTAGGGGGGATAATCAAATTCCTTGAGTAAAATACATTCTACTGCATTTACAGTGGGAGTTCAGATTGCTGTGTGTTGGATGTCTGTCTGTTTATGTACTGGCAGTGACTGCCACGGGGCATTTTACACACAACTGGCTGTTACTTTACAGCAACTGTGGTGTCCAAGTCCTAATGTCGCCCCTGCCTTGGgttaataattttcagaataatttagaTATGCATGTTGATATAAGAGCACTTAAAAAATTTGCCACTTGAATCAGGCACACTGGCTCGCCTGTTGAGAGGATTATCTGAAGAGTGAAGGTGAAGGGTAAGGGACAAGCAGGGCTTGGTGCCCTGCTGGCAGTGGCACTTGTGTTGGCAGCAGACAGCGGGATATTGGCATCAGGCCCATGGAACTGGTCAGTGGAGGGGCTGGAAAGTGCCGTGGAGCCTGAGTCAGGCTTatctgagagctctgcagcacaatAAACTTGGTCTCAATATTCTGATACAGAGTGCCACTACAGAGTGTCTGGGTGTGCCTGAGTATGTGTGAGTGTGTCTGGGTGTGTGGAAGCACATAACTTTTGATATTTGgagaataaaaatcaataaaaatagGAAGAGGAAACCCTGTAAATAACAGATTAGAAGGAAATATAACTGAACTTCCAAGATTAAAAAACTTGTTTGCTAGATGATGCAATAATACTGTATTTGGAAATTGGTATTTGTTGTTGAGATCAACTGTAACAGTTTTGAATAACCAAGTGATACTTTACAAATTTCAGGAATCAAGACCAGCCAAAACATGAGAAGATATATTCAAGATGATCCAGCCAGAAGATTTTTCACTTcatagaaatattatttttgtttaatatgtAATATAATTTGACAAAGCCAAATTCACTTACTTTTCTCAAGATTTGGACGTGCCTGTGGCCTGCAGCAGAAATGTTTCtaacattttcaagaaaaaatatgtcCCAGAAACTGAGTATGTTTTTACTAGTCTTTGGAATCATTTGGGGTTTGATGTTGCTACGCTACACTTTTCAGTATCCAAGACGCCAAAGCAGTGCTGAGTTGCGTGGACAGATATTAGATCTCAGTAAAAGATATGTCAAAGCActggcagaagaaaataaaaacctaatgAATGGTGGTGGTGGAGCCTCCATGTCCGGATATggtaagaggaaaaaagccatACTAGTTACTTGAATATATTCTCTTTCTGAAAactgtaattatattttttttcttaaatagtGTATACTCTTCAGCACAAAAAAGACATCTCTGTATTAAATGAATTGGTTTTAGTTTATTCAATGAAGTTGAAGATTAAGATGAGTTGCAAAAATGAAGATTCATATGTGAAATTTTTGCTTTCCAGGACTTTATTTTTAGATCTCTTCAGGTACATGAATACAGTTACTTACAGAAGTAGCAGCACATTGGTCTTTTTCTGACTCTTCAGCTACTGAG includes:
- the CCDC126 gene encoding coiled-coil domain-containing protein 126, which produces MFLTFSRKNMSQKLSMFLLVFGIIWGLMLLRYTFQYPRRQSSAELRGQILDLSKRYVKALAEENKNLMNGGGGASMSGYADLKRTIAVLLDDILQRLVKLENKVDYIVVNGSATNTTNGTNHQVPVTSNKRGKPASNIR